A region from the Tachyglossus aculeatus isolate mTacAcu1 chromosome X2, mTacAcu1.pri, whole genome shotgun sequence genome encodes:
- the CCDC127 gene encoding coiled-coil domain-containing protein 127 codes for MNNLNDPPRWNIRHRSGDDGGDGSRWNYALLVPMLGLAAFRWIWSRESQKEIERAREAFHQKTIAFQRDLETRYHDTIKENRRKVAHLALELEKERNRTTSYREALISQSHKLVEERKVLERDRALILQEKQQLQPLGKVYQSFLKEEEEWQKKAGLLLKEFEEALTERQNIYCSLVLPRKKRLEMEKNLLVRAAVDPIASELEMGAGLTDIFKHDSYCGHMWNSDKYQNGKLMWLYLKYWKSVVELKKFKKVEKAVLEK; via the exons ATGAATAACTTAAATGACCCACCTCGTTGGAACATTCGTCACCGTTCCGGGGACGACGGAGGTGATGGCAGTCGATGGAATTATGCGTTGCTGGTTCCGATGCTCGGATTGGCTGCTTTTC GTTGGATCTGGTCCAGGGAGTCTCAAAAGGAAATAGAAAGAGCAAGAGAAGCATTCCACCAAAAAACAATCGCTTTCCAACGGGATCTTGAAACCAGATATCATGACACAATCAAAGAAAACCGCCGCAAGGTTGCTCATTTGGCTTTGGAGCTTGAAAAGGAACGTAACAGAACAACTAGTTATCGGGAGGCACTGATTTCCCAGAGCCACAAATTAGTGGAGGAAAGAAAGGTTCTAGAAAGGGACCGTGCCCTGATATTGCAAGAAAAGCAACAGCTGCAACCCTTGGGAAAAGTATATCAAAGCTTtctgaaagaggaagaagagtggCAAAAGAAAGCTGGTCTTTTGCTGAAAGAGTTTGAAGAAGCACTTACAGAGAGGCAAAACATCTACTGCAGTCTAGTTCTTCCTCGTAAAAAGCGATTGGAAATGGAGAAAAACTTGCTAGTCCGAGCAGCAGTTGATCCAATCGCCTCAGAATTAGAGATGGGAGCTGGTTTAACAGACATATTTAAGCATGACTCTTATTGTGGTCACATGTGGAACTCTGACAAATACCAGAATGGGAAACTCATGTGGCTTTATCTCAAATATTGGAAATCAGTTGTCGAA